In the Longimicrobiales bacterium genome, one interval contains:
- the selD gene encoding selenide, water dikinase SelD produces MANEPRDQRPKIRLSQLSHGAGUACKLGMSELAQVLRHVLPVEDPNALVGHTTGDDAAVYRLTDDRALVVTADFFTPIVDDPYDFGRIAATNALSDIYAMGAKPMFVLNLVGFPRALLSEGILDEILRGGSDVTRGLGIPTLGGHTIDDAEPKYGLVAIGEVDPNHMVTNTGAKPGDLLVLTKPIGSGVIATAIKKGEAPDDVIANAVDIMATLNAGAAAAMVNGGVLAATDVTGFGLLGHLRGMMRASGTAANLRSSDIPVMHGARELAIGGHISGGSKRNLEDVAADVTFSGEVDEIKRVLLADAQTSGGMLMCVKPDILAPLMADLYGQAPVTAVIGEVTEGEPGKIRVEA; encoded by the coding sequence ATGGCGAACGAGCCAAGGGACCAGAGGCCGAAGATTCGGCTGTCCCAGCTCAGTCACGGAGCCGGTTGAGCATGTAAGCTCGGGATGTCCGAGTTGGCGCAGGTTCTGCGTCACGTCCTGCCGGTGGAAGATCCGAACGCCCTCGTCGGTCATACGACCGGCGACGATGCTGCTGTGTATCGGTTAACCGACGACCGTGCCTTGGTCGTAACGGCTGATTTCTTCACGCCCATAGTCGATGACCCCTACGACTTTGGCCGCATAGCCGCCACGAACGCGTTGTCGGACATCTACGCCATGGGGGCGAAGCCCATGTTCGTGCTCAACCTGGTGGGCTTCCCTCGTGCGCTGCTGTCCGAGGGCATCCTTGATGAGATCCTGCGGGGCGGAAGCGATGTCACGCGCGGCCTCGGCATACCGACCTTGGGCGGGCACACGATCGATGACGCCGAGCCGAAGTACGGGCTCGTCGCGATCGGAGAAGTCGACCCGAACCACATGGTGACCAACACCGGCGCGAAGCCCGGTGACTTGCTGGTCCTCACCAAGCCCATCGGCTCCGGAGTGATCGCGACAGCGATCAAGAAAGGCGAGGCGCCGGATGATGTGATCGCGAACGCTGTGGATATCATGGCGACGCTCAACGCCGGGGCGGCGGCGGCCATGGTGAACGGAGGCGTGCTCGCGGCCACAGACGTCACCGGCTTCGGCCTACTCGGGCACCTCCGCGGTATGATGAGGGCATCCGGCACCGCGGCTAACCTGCGATCCAGCGACATCCCTGTCATGCACGGTGCGAGAGAGCTCGCTATCGGCGGTCATATTTCCGGAGGATCGAAGCGCAATCTGGAAGACGTGGCAGCCGACGTGACCTTCTCTGGCGAGGTCGACGAGATCAAGCGGGTGCTGCTCGCCGACGCGCAGACGTCTGGCGGCATGCTCATGTGTGTGAAGCCTGACATATTGGCACCACTCATGGCCGACCTATACGGACAGGCACCTGTGACTGCGGTGATCGGTGAAGTTACTGAAGGTGAACCCGGGAAGATCAGAGTCGAGGCCTAG
- a CDS encoding tetratricopeptide repeat protein, whose product MATPTLDTRQLLAKELSRTEPEMDLARAFLLVAKEEYPQLSVELYLARLDQLAEEVKDRLADETAPLIVLSEVVDTLYRRRKFNGNREAYYDPRNSFLNDVLDRGTGVPLTLGVVLLEVGWRLGLPLEGVSFPGHFLIRFNGEAMDLLLDPFDGGKARFEDEAQELLDRVYGGMVRLQDAFMKTADRRNMIVRLLTNLKGVYVNVGDNKRALAAVERILMVTPTAPAENRTRGVLLARLGRRDEAAEQLERYLRVSPSAADSQTVSAMLKDLREGRDLSNDVGAV is encoded by the coding sequence TTGGCCACTCCGACTCTCGACACACGCCAACTCCTCGCGAAGGAGCTGTCTCGGACGGAACCCGAGATGGACCTCGCGCGAGCGTTTCTGTTGGTGGCGAAGGAAGAGTATCCCCAGCTCTCTGTGGAGCTGTATCTGGCCCGGCTGGATCAACTCGCTGAAGAAGTCAAAGATCGACTCGCTGACGAAACGGCGCCGCTCATTGTTCTCTCCGAGGTGGTCGATACGCTGTATCGTCGGCGAAAATTCAACGGCAATCGGGAGGCCTACTACGACCCCAGGAATTCGTTTCTCAACGACGTACTCGATCGCGGCACGGGGGTCCCGTTGACCTTAGGGGTCGTCCTGCTCGAAGTAGGCTGGCGTCTGGGCCTCCCTCTCGAGGGGGTGAGTTTTCCCGGCCACTTTCTCATTCGATTCAACGGTGAAGCGATGGACCTGCTGCTCGACCCCTTCGATGGAGGGAAGGCCCGCTTCGAGGACGAAGCGCAGGAACTCCTAGATCGGGTTTACGGCGGCATGGTCCGCCTCCAAGATGCGTTTATGAAGACGGCCGATCGGCGCAACATGATCGTGCGACTGCTTACAAATTTGAAGGGTGTCTACGTGAACGTTGGAGACAACAAACGGGCGCTCGCCGCCGTTGAGAGGATCCTCATGGTGACGCCGACGGCGCCCGCGGAGAACAGGACACGTGGTGTGCTTTTGGCACGGCTGGGTCGGCGCGATGAGGCTGCGGAGCAGCTCGAACGGTATCTCCGGGTTTCCCCTAGCGCCGCAGACTCCCAGACCGTGAGCGCGATGTTGAAGGATCTCCGGGAAGGCCGAGATCTGTCGAACGACGTGGGGGCCGTATGA
- a CDS encoding glycine cleavage T C-terminal barrel domain-containing protein, translating to MTPSSIWTDMEAAGGIASDYHGRSLMRHFGDPAGEYQAATMKVAVFDRSHRARLAITGRSPSQMLNGILTGRLPSAPGAAGEGVIGGAATYSTVLTPKGKMLTDLWAISQGDDDAEQLLLDVPVAGVEALIENFKKYLPPRFAAVADVTPDTGMITVVGPESAAVLSRLALGLRVGIDDLTALQEGEWRSAGESAVDGLLVIKTEEVWPDAYTVVGPAEPVAALWRALVSGGAQPAGLGVWSTLRVEGGRPVFGTDMDENTIPIEAGIHDRAIDYQKGCYTGQEVIIRIRDRGRVNRHLRQLHLGDVPTPAKGTELLSTDGSEKAVGWITSAVQSPKYGETLALGYVRRGVESLLLNGNEIGVPTE from the coding sequence ATGACGCCGAGCAGCATATGGACAGATATGGAAGCCGCAGGAGGGATCGCCTCCGACTATCACGGACGCTCTCTCATGCGACACTTCGGAGACCCGGCGGGCGAGTATCAGGCTGCGACGATGAAGGTCGCTGTCTTCGATCGTAGTCATCGAGCTCGGCTGGCGATCACGGGACGTTCTCCGTCCCAGATGCTGAATGGCATTCTTACGGGGCGGCTACCGTCCGCGCCTGGTGCGGCCGGAGAGGGCGTCATAGGCGGGGCTGCCACGTACAGCACCGTCCTGACCCCGAAGGGTAAGATGCTCACTGATTTGTGGGCGATCTCCCAGGGAGACGATGACGCTGAACAGCTTCTGCTCGATGTCCCGGTCGCGGGGGTCGAGGCACTGATTGAGAATTTCAAGAAATACCTACCACCTCGATTCGCGGCGGTTGCAGACGTGACTCCGGACACGGGGATGATCACAGTGGTTGGCCCGGAGTCAGCTGCGGTCCTGTCGCGACTTGCCCTCGGACTCCGGGTCGGCATTGATGACCTCACCGCGCTCCAAGAGGGCGAGTGGCGGTCGGCTGGAGAGTCAGCGGTGGATGGACTTCTGGTCATCAAGACCGAAGAGGTCTGGCCTGACGCGTACACGGTCGTGGGTCCAGCTGAACCCGTGGCCGCGCTCTGGCGCGCTCTGGTTTCGGGGGGTGCTCAGCCCGCGGGCCTCGGCGTCTGGTCCACACTGCGTGTGGAAGGCGGTCGACCCGTGTTCGGAACCGACATGGATGAGAACACCATTCCGATCGAAGCTGGTATTCACGACAGAGCGATCGATTACCAGAAAGGGTGTTACACAGGGCAGGAGGTCATCATCCGTATTCGAGACCGCGGTAGGGTGAATCGCCACCTACGCCAACTGCACCTCGGTGATGTACCGACCCCAGCCAAGGGCACCGAACTCCTCTCTACAGATGGGTCTGAGAAAGCAGTCGGGTGGATCACTTCGGCGGTTCAATCGCCCAAGTATGGCGAGACGCTTGCGTTGGGGTACGTACGAAGGGGCGTGGAAAGCCTCCTTCTCAACGGAAACGAAATCGGGGTCCCGACCGAGTAG
- a CDS encoding peroxiredoxin family protein encodes MAPDFSANTLAGPVATLSSFRGEKNVVLLFYRGHWUPYCAKQLGELQDFMTPEQREGTEILALSSDGPEMLQMMVDRVAEENDGYMIDFALLSDPDATIINRYGLFNSEDGKGRAIPHPTAYVIDKEGRVHWKFTEVNYRVRPENEDILAALAELEGM; translated from the coding sequence ATGGCACCCGACTTTTCCGCCAATACACTGGCCGGGCCGGTCGCCACGCTCTCGAGTTTCCGCGGGGAAAAGAACGTTGTGCTGCTCTTCTACCGAGGCCACTGGTGACCCTACTGCGCTAAGCAGCTCGGTGAGCTGCAAGACTTCATGACCCCGGAACAGCGCGAAGGGACTGAGATCCTCGCACTTTCTTCAGACGGTCCGGAAATGCTCCAAATGATGGTCGATCGGGTGGCCGAAGAAAACGACGGCTACATGATCGACTTCGCGCTGTTGTCCGACCCGGACGCGACGATCATCAATCGGTACGGGCTCTTCAACAGCGAAGACGGCAAAGGACGCGCGATTCCGCATCCAACGGCCTATGTGATCGACAAGGAGGGCCGCGTGCACTGGAAATTCACCGAGGTGAACTACCGGGTCCGGCCGGAGAACGAGGACATCCTGGCAGCACTCGCGGAGCTCGAAGGGATGTAG
- a CDS encoding redoxin domain-containing protein produces the protein MRRYAFSLIAAGVVGMGGCGVADETAEAVVEEMKEIVLGPVDGLDLLGVDLERVQAGDMAPDFSANTLAGPVATLSSFRGEKNVVLLFYRGHW, from the coding sequence ATGCGACGTTACGCATTCTCACTCATCGCAGCGGGCGTTGTCGGGATGGGCGGATGTGGGGTGGCAGATGAGACAGCCGAAGCCGTGGTGGAAGAGATGAAGGAAATCGTGTTGGGCCCCGTGGACGGGCTCGACCTACTCGGTGTGGACCTCGAGCGGGTCCAAGCCGGGGATATGGCACCCGACTTTTCCGCCAATACACTGGCCGGGCCGGTCGCCACGCTCTCGAGTTTCCGCGGGGAAAAGAACGTTGTGCTGCTCTTCTACCGAGGCCACTGGTGA
- a CDS encoding prolyl oligopeptidase family serine peptidase — translation MMSFKMKRLARGLGALALVALLAACSERYPPPPDARIDPVVDVIQGIEFVDNYRWLEDQESAETRSWIDAQNAYAETIVGQGPVREHLRAILRDRLDEDNVGGTRKIGDFEYFTMRRQGEEVPVIYRRPAPADDDEAEEPTVDEEYEVFMDPVDLDPTYRTLIEMMGASPDQTLMLYSIRQGGADELEIRIRNLETGEDLPDYLPNALYGGVQFDEEGTGFYYTHRSRVDGPRVRHHTLGEDSSEDEEIWGEGYGPEVFASMNRVGGGRYRLYSAQHGWARSDHFIQTGDGAIRTIVEGVPAHFQVRFRGGQLFIRTDHEASNFRLVVADPDNPTPDAWSELIPESEDLLESYQFVGDKIVAIYLHEVENRVRVFEMDGTPVGEVSVPEQSTVSVRGAGDGKATLTVVGYLTPATEYEVDLETLEVEMTEPPEGSPEGFEVTKLWFTSTGGARAPVYVMHRAGIALDGSHPTILNGYGGFTSNIKPSFSTTRMAWLEMGGVYAVATLRGGTEFGEAWHQDGMLENKQHVFDDFIAAAEMLIDEGYTTPDHLGSNGGSNGGLLVAAAMTQRPDLFRAVLCTYPDLDMVRFYAFQETNNMPALLEYGDSRIPEHFDVIRQYSPYQAVRDGADYPAVMLATGDLDTRVPPLQARRMTARLQAATASGLPVILWYDARGGHAAGRGRPMTLRIEDTARELTFMAQQLGLEAPN, via the coding sequence ATGATGAGCTTTAAAATGAAGCGATTGGCTCGAGGACTCGGTGCGCTAGCCCTCGTCGCGCTCCTTGCGGCGTGTAGCGAGCGATACCCGCCACCGCCGGACGCACGGATTGATCCGGTAGTGGACGTCATCCAGGGCATCGAGTTCGTCGACAACTACAGATGGCTCGAGGATCAGGAATCGGCGGAGACCCGCTCCTGGATCGACGCTCAAAATGCCTACGCGGAGACCATCGTGGGGCAGGGGCCCGTCCGTGAGCATCTCCGCGCGATTCTGAGGGATCGCCTCGACGAGGACAACGTCGGTGGGACAAGGAAGATCGGCGACTTCGAGTACTTCACCATGAGGCGGCAGGGCGAAGAGGTTCCGGTGATCTATCGCAGGCCAGCCCCGGCGGACGACGACGAAGCCGAGGAGCCCACGGTGGATGAGGAGTACGAGGTCTTCATGGACCCGGTGGACCTAGATCCCACGTATCGAACGTTGATCGAGATGATGGGTGCGTCACCGGATCAGACGCTGATGCTCTATTCAATCCGACAGGGCGGCGCGGACGAGTTAGAGATCCGCATCAGAAATCTCGAGACGGGTGAGGACCTTCCCGATTATCTCCCCAACGCTCTATACGGTGGTGTGCAGTTCGACGAAGAGGGCACGGGCTTCTACTACACGCACAGGTCACGCGTCGATGGGCCGCGCGTCCGCCATCACACGCTGGGTGAGGACTCGTCCGAGGACGAGGAAATTTGGGGTGAGGGTTATGGCCCGGAGGTGTTTGCTAGTATGAATCGAGTGGGAGGGGGCCGGTATCGGCTCTATTCGGCGCAACACGGCTGGGCCCGCAGTGATCACTTTATTCAGACCGGCGATGGCGCGATACGTACCATCGTTGAAGGCGTCCCGGCACACTTTCAAGTCCGCTTTCGGGGCGGTCAGCTTTTCATCCGGACGGACCATGAAGCATCTAATTTTCGACTCGTTGTAGCCGATCCAGACAACCCGACCCCCGATGCTTGGTCCGAACTGATCCCTGAGAGCGAGGATCTTCTCGAGAGCTACCAGTTTGTGGGAGACAAGATCGTCGCGATCTACCTGCACGAAGTGGAAAACCGTGTGCGGGTCTTTGAGATGGACGGCACGCCCGTTGGTGAGGTCTCCGTACCGGAACAGTCGACCGTCTCTGTCAGAGGCGCAGGTGACGGAAAGGCGACACTCACAGTGGTCGGATACCTGACGCCTGCCACGGAGTATGAGGTCGATCTGGAGACTTTGGAGGTCGAAATGACGGAGCCTCCGGAAGGTTCTCCAGAGGGATTCGAAGTCACTAAGCTCTGGTTCACTTCGACTGGGGGTGCACGAGCTCCGGTGTATGTGATGCATCGCGCCGGAATCGCACTCGACGGAAGCCACCCGACAATCTTGAACGGCTACGGTGGTTTCACATCGAACATCAAGCCGAGCTTCTCGACGACACGCATGGCGTGGCTGGAGATGGGTGGGGTCTACGCGGTGGCAACGCTCCGGGGCGGGACCGAATTCGGGGAAGCGTGGCACCAAGACGGCATGCTCGAGAACAAGCAGCACGTCTTCGACGACTTCATCGCCGCCGCGGAGATGCTGATCGACGAAGGGTACACGACCCCTGACCATCTCGGCAGCAACGGTGGCAGCAACGGTGGACTGCTCGTGGCTGCTGCGATGACGCAGCGACCGGATCTCTTCCGGGCCGTGTTATGCACCTATCCTGATCTGGACATGGTTCGGTTCTATGCATTCCAGGAGACGAACAACATGCCGGCACTGCTCGAATACGGTGATTCTCGTATTCCCGAACACTTCGACGTGATCCGTCAGTACTCACCCTATCAGGCGGTACGGGACGGGGCCGACTATCCGGCAGTCATGTTGGCTACCGGCGACCTCGACACCCGAGTGCCACCGCTGCAAGCCCGACGGATGACTGCGCGACTCCAAGCAGCGACCGCGTCCGGGCTTCCCGTGATCCTCTGGTACGACGCCCGCGGTGGGCATGCGGCAGGGCGTGGTCGCCCGATGACCCTACGGATCGAGGATACGGCCCGGGAGCTAACCTTTATGGCGCAGCAGCTGGGTCTTGAGGCTCCCAACTAA
- a CDS encoding YpdA family putative bacillithiol disulfide reductase, protein MSNKLELLVVGAGPCGIAVGAAAKKAGVSCVLFDRGCITQSLTNYPYYMTFFSTAFMLEVGDVPFTIPESKPTRREALVYYRRVVEHWDVDVRQYQNVDEISGSEGDFTVRTSKRDGTQEIFSAKSVVFATGGFHHPNFLEVPGEELDKVHHYYHEPYAYYAQDVLVVGAGNSAVESALEMYRNGSRVTLVHFMDTIDRGVKPWVVPDITNRLEKGEIGVHWHSRITEIKPTSVVIRSDASGDTTEISNDFVVAMTGWRADHSTLRGLGVEIDDETGKPHHDLETMETNTPGLYIAGVIAAGHNANKVFIENGRQHGSLIVADLLAKR, encoded by the coding sequence ATGAGCAATAAACTTGAACTTTTGGTGGTCGGCGCTGGCCCCTGCGGCATCGCCGTAGGCGCCGCTGCAAAGAAGGCCGGTGTGTCATGTGTCCTCTTCGATCGAGGCTGCATCACCCAGTCGCTCACGAACTACCCGTACTACATGACCTTCTTTAGTACGGCGTTCATGCTCGAGGTGGGAGATGTACCCTTCACCATCCCCGAGTCGAAGCCGACCCGTCGTGAGGCGCTCGTATACTACCGGCGCGTTGTCGAACACTGGGACGTGGACGTCCGTCAGTACCAGAACGTGGACGAGATCTCAGGAAGCGAAGGTGATTTCACGGTACGCACGTCCAAACGAGACGGGACCCAGGAGATCTTCAGTGCCAAATCGGTTGTGTTCGCGACCGGTGGTTTCCATCACCCCAACTTTCTCGAAGTACCCGGTGAGGAGTTGGACAAGGTCCACCACTACTACCACGAACCGTACGCATATTACGCCCAGGACGTGCTCGTCGTGGGCGCCGGAAACTCCGCGGTAGAATCGGCACTCGAGATGTACCGGAACGGCTCACGCGTCACGCTTGTGCACTTCATGGACACGATCGATCGCGGGGTGAAGCCGTGGGTCGTGCCCGATATCACCAATCGCCTCGAAAAGGGCGAGATCGGCGTGCACTGGCACAGTCGTATTACGGAAATCAAGCCAACGTCAGTGGTGATCCGTAGTGATGCTTCAGGCGACACAACCGAGATCTCCAACGATTTCGTCGTTGCAATGACGGGATGGCGGGCAGACCACTCCACACTTCGCGGTCTCGGCGTCGAGATCGACGACGAGACCGGCAAACCGCATCACGATTTAGAGACCATGGAGACGAACACTCCCGGTCTCTATATCGCGGGGGTTATTGCTGCCGGTCACAACGCCAACAAGGTCTTCATCGAAAACGGCCGACAGCACGGCAGTTTGATCGTGGCGGACCTGCTCGCGAAACGTTAG